A single region of the Bacteroides luhongzhouii genome encodes:
- a CDS encoding efflux RND transporter permease subunit — protein sequence MKLDKFINRPVLSTVISILIVILGAIGLATLPITQYPDIAPPTVSVRATYTGASASTVLNSVIAPLEEQINGVENMMYMTSNASNTGAGDISIYFKQGTDPDMAAVNVQNRVSMAQGLLPAEVTKVGVTTQKRQTSMLVVFSLYDETDTYTEAFIENYAKINLIPQVQRVPGVGDASVMGQDYSMRIWLRPDVMAQYKLVPGDVSAALAEQNVEAAPGQFGERSNQTFQYTIRYKGRLQQPEEFENIVIKSLPDGEVLRLNDIAEIQLDRLGYNFTNRVNGHKAVTCIVYQMAGTNATQTISDIQVLLDEASKSLPAGLKINVSMNANDFLFASIHEVLKTLIEAFILVFIVVYIFLQDLRSTLIPTIAIPVALIGTFFILSLVGFSLNLLTLCALVLAIAIVVDDAIVVVEGVHAKLDQGYTSARLASIDAMNELGGAIVSITLVMMAVFVPVSFMGGTAGTFYRQFGMTMAIAIGLSALNALTLSPALCAVLLKPHKQEGEGSEEVPPLKERMKTAYKAAHTTMINRYTEAIGKMLHPGITLTFTLVVILGMIFGFFNINPIVTAILILLSILALIGMSTKKFKNSFNDTYESILKRYKKRVLFFIQKKWLSMGLVVASIVLLMFFMNTTPTGMVPNEDTGTLMGAVTLPPGTSQDRSEEILARVDSLIAADPAVSSRTLISGFSFIGGQGPSYGSFIIKLKDWDERSMIQNSDVVVGSLYMRAQKIIKEAQVLFFAPPMIPGYSASTDIEVNMQDKTGGDLNKFFDVVNDYTAALEARPEINSAKTTFNPNFPQYMIDIDAAACKKAGISPSDILTTMQGYYGGLYASNFNRFGKMYRVMIQSDPLSRKNLESLKNIKVRNNAGEMAPISQFITVDKVYGPDIISRFNLYTSMKVMVAPASGYTSGQALAALAEVASQNLPTGYTYELGGMAREEAQSSGSATGLIFILCFVFVYLLLSAQYESYILPLAVLLSVPFGLLGSFLFVNGVSAIGNISMLKMILGTMSNNIYMQIALIMLMGLLAKNAILIVEFALDRRKMGMSITWAAVLGAGARLRPILMTSLAMVVGLLPLMFAFGVGAHGNRTLGTASIGGMLIGMICQIFIVPVLFVIFQYLQEKVKPMEWEDIDNTDAVTEIEQYAK from the coding sequence ATGAAGTTAGATAAATTTATTAACCGTCCGGTACTATCAACCGTTATTTCTATTTTGATAGTCATCCTGGGTGCTATCGGACTGGCAACACTGCCAATCACCCAATATCCGGACATTGCGCCCCCTACCGTATCGGTAAGGGCCACTTATACGGGTGCCAGTGCATCAACTGTATTGAACTCCGTGATTGCTCCGCTAGAGGAACAAATCAACGGTGTAGAAAATATGATGTATATGACCTCCAACGCATCCAACACCGGTGCCGGTGATATATCCATCTATTTCAAACAGGGAACAGACCCGGATATGGCCGCCGTCAACGTGCAGAACCGTGTTTCTATGGCACAGGGATTACTGCCTGCCGAAGTAACCAAAGTCGGTGTGACAACCCAGAAACGCCAGACTTCCATGCTGGTGGTATTCTCTCTTTACGATGAAACCGATACGTATACAGAAGCATTTATCGAGAACTACGCAAAAATCAACCTGATTCCGCAAGTTCAGCGTGTGCCGGGTGTGGGTGATGCCTCCGTAATGGGACAGGACTACTCCATGCGTATCTGGCTGCGTCCGGACGTGATGGCACAATACAAGCTGGTTCCGGGTGACGTATCCGCAGCATTGGCGGAACAGAACGTGGAAGCTGCCCCGGGACAATTCGGTGAACGCAGTAACCAGACTTTCCAATATACCATCCGTTACAAAGGACGTCTGCAACAGCCGGAAGAGTTCGAAAATATCGTCATCAAGTCTTTGCCCGACGGTGAAGTACTTCGTCTGAATGATATTGCCGAAATCCAACTGGACCGTTTGGGATATAACTTTACCAACCGTGTAAACGGACATAAGGCTGTAACCTGTATCGTTTATCAGATGGCAGGAACAAATGCGACACAAACCATCAGTGACATTCAGGTGTTACTGGATGAAGCGTCCAAATCACTGCCGGCCGGCTTGAAGATAAACGTTTCCATGAATGCCAACGACTTCTTGTTCGCTTCTATCCATGAGGTATTGAAAACATTGATCGAGGCATTTATCCTGGTATTTATCGTAGTATATATCTTCTTACAGGACTTACGTTCTACATTGATTCCGACTATTGCCATCCCGGTAGCTCTTATCGGTACTTTCTTCATTCTGTCTCTGGTAGGCTTCAGCTTGAACTTGCTGACGTTATGTGCGCTTGTGCTCGCCATCGCGATTGTGGTCGATGATGCCATTGTGGTCGTCGAGGGTGTACACGCCAAGCTAGACCAAGGTTACACATCCGCCCGTCTGGCTTCCATCGACGCGATGAATGAGTTGGGTGGTGCTATCGTATCCATTACGCTGGTCATGATGGCTGTGTTCGTTCCGGTAAGTTTCATGGGAGGAACGGCAGGAACATTCTACCGCCAGTTTGGTATGACAATGGCCATCGCCATCGGTCTGTCCGCCCTGAACGCCTTGACATTAAGTCCCGCCTTGTGTGCCGTTCTTCTGAAACCGCATAAGCAGGAAGGTGAAGGTTCCGAAGAGGTTCCTCCATTGAAGGAGCGTATGAAAACAGCCTATAAGGCAGCTCATACAACAATGATAAACAGATATACCGAGGCTATCGGAAAGATGTTGCATCCGGGAATCACACTCACATTCACACTTGTTGTCATCCTCGGTATGATTTTCGGATTCTTCAATATCAACCCGATAGTTACCGCCATCCTCATACTTCTCAGTATCCTGGCACTAATCGGAATGAGCACGAAGAAATTCAAGAACAGTTTCAATGATACCTATGAATCTATCCTGAAACGGTATAAGAAACGCGTACTGTTCTTTATCCAAAAGAAGTGGCTGTCTATGGGACTGGTCGTTGCTTCCATCGTATTGCTTATGTTCTTCATGAATACTACTCCGACAGGTATGGTGCCAAATGAAGATACCGGTACATTGATGGGAGCTGTAACCTTGCCGCCGGGTACGTCACAAGACCGCTCGGAAGAGATTCTGGCACGTGTAGACAGCCTGATTGCCGCTGACCCTGCCGTATCTTCGCGTACACTGATTTCCGGATTCAGTTTCATTGGTGGACAGGGACCGTCCTACGGTTCTTTCATCATCAAACTGAAAGACTGGGATGAACGTTCGATGATACAGAACTCTGACGTTGTGGTGGGTTCCTTATATATGCGTGCACAGAAGATCATCAAGGAAGCACAGGTATTGTTCTTTGCTCCGCCGATGATTCCGGGTTATTCGGCATCTACAGATATTGAGGTGAACATGCAGGATAAGACGGGTGGCGACCTGAACAAGTTCTTCGATGTAGTCAACGACTATACCGCCGCACTGGAAGCCCGTCCTGAAATCAATTCGGCAAAAACGACGTTCAACCCGAATTTCCCGCAATATATGATTGATATCGATGCGGCAGCTTGTAAGAAGGCAGGCATCAGCCCGAGTGACATCCTTACTACCATGCAGGGATATTACGGTGGTCTGTATGCATCCAACTTCAACCGTTTCGGTAAGATGTACCGTGTAATGATTCAGTCGGATCCGTTATCACGCAAGAACCTGGAATCCTTGAAGAATATCAAGGTTCGTAACAATGCCGGTGAAATGGCTCCTATCTCTCAATTCATCACTGTCGATAAGGTATATGGCCCAGACATCATCAGCCGTTTCAACCTCTACACTTCCATGAAAGTGATGGTGGCTCCTGCCAGTGGTTATACATCAGGCCAGGCATTGGCTGCATTGGCGGAAGTAGCCAGCCAGAACCTTCCGACCGGTTACACTTACGAGCTGGGTGGTATGGCACGTGAAGAAGCACAGAGCAGTGGTAGTGCTACCGGATTGATTTTCATCCTCTGTTTCGTATTCGTTTACCTGTTGCTGAGTGCGCAGTACGAAAGTTACATACTTCCGTTGGCCGTGTTGCTGTCCGTTCCGTTCGGTCTGTTAGGCAGCTTCCTGTTTGTGAACGGAGTTAGTGCTATCGGTAATATCTCGATGCTGAAGATGATTCTTGGTACGATGTCCAACAATATCTATATGCAGATTGCGTTAATCATGTTGATGGGTCTGTTGGCGAAGAACGCCATCCTGATTGTAGAGTTCGCCCTCGACCGTCGTAAGATGGGTATGAGCATCACATGGGCAGCCGTATTGGGTGCCGGTGCCCGTCTCCGTCCGATCTTGATGACCTCCCTGGCGATGGTAGTCGGTCTGCTTCCGTTGATGTTTGCCTTCGGTGTAGGTGCTCATGGTAACCGTACACTGGGTACTGCTTCTATCGGTGGTATGTTAATCGGTATGATTTGCCAGATTTTCATCGTTCCTGTCTTGTTTGTTATCTTCCAGTATCTGCAAGAAAAAGTGAAACCGATGGAATGGGAAGATATCGACAATACAGATGCCGTAACAGAGATTGAACAATACGCTAAATAA
- a CDS encoding Rpn family recombination-promoting nuclease/putative transposase has protein sequence MEQKDKYIRFDWAIKRLLRNKANFGVLEGFLTVLLGEEIHILEILESEGNQQREDDKFNRVDIKARNSKDEIILVEVQNTRELYYLERILYGVAKTITEHIDLGEIYSNVKKVYSISILYFDIGQGNDYLYHGQNTFLGVHTGDHLKVTTKEQGAIVRKLPAEIFPEYFLIRVNEFNKVAVTPLEEWIEYLKTGCIRPDTKAPGLEEARKKLVYYNMDKAEKLAYDRHIDAVMIQNDVLSTAKLEGHEEGHQLGLEEGRQRGLEEGIKEGLEKGIEQGIEQGIEQGIEKGIERGIEKEKTITVRKLKSLNIPVDTIMQVTGLSAEEIEQL, from the coding sequence ATGGAACAGAAAGACAAATATATTCGTTTTGACTGGGCAATCAAACGCCTTTTACGCAATAAGGCTAACTTCGGGGTGCTTGAAGGTTTCCTCACAGTATTATTAGGTGAGGAGATTCATATTCTTGAAATTTTAGAAAGTGAAGGTAATCAGCAACGGGAAGATGATAAATTTAATCGTGTTGATATTAAAGCCCGCAATAGTAAAGATGAAATAATTCTTGTTGAAGTTCAGAATACTCGTGAACTCTATTATCTGGAACGTATCCTGTATGGGGTAGCTAAGACTATTACCGAACATATTGATCTGGGCGAAATCTACTCTAACGTAAAGAAGGTATACTCTATCAGTATTCTTTATTTCGACATTGGGCAAGGAAATGATTACCTTTATCATGGACAGAATACATTTTTGGGTGTACACACGGGCGATCATCTGAAAGTTACTACCAAAGAACAGGGGGCTATTGTTCGTAAGTTGCCTGCTGAAATCTTTCCTGAATACTTCCTTATCCGTGTGAATGAGTTTAATAAAGTGGCTGTTACTCCTCTGGAAGAATGGATTGAATATCTGAAGACAGGGTGTATACGCCCTGATACAAAGGCACCCGGACTTGAAGAGGCTCGTAAGAAACTGGTTTATTATAATATGGATAAGGCTGAAAAGCTGGCATACGATCGCCATATAGATGCGGTAATGATACAGAATGATGTGTTGAGTACTGCTAAATTAGAAGGGCATGAAGAAGGACACCAGCTTGGACTTGAAGAAGGACGACAACGAGGACTTGAAGAAGGTATTAAGGAAGGACTTGAAAAAGGCATTGAGCAAGGTATTGAGCAAGGTATTGAGCAAGGTATTGAAAAAGGTATTGAGCGAGGCATTGAAAAAGAAAAAACAATCACTGTCCGTAAGTTGAAATCTCTCAATATCCCTGTTGATACTATTATGCAGGTTACAGGATTGTCTGCTGAAGAGATAGAACAACTCTAA
- a CDS encoding efflux RND transporter periplasmic adaptor subunit, with the protein MKSRIVLFAFCVALLSSCGNKGNDTGKVPEYAVQELQKTTANLTTAYPATIRGKQDVEIRPQVSGFITKLCVDEGAAVRKGQVLFIVDPTQYEASVRTAKAAVATAEAAVRTQQMTVDNKRELNKKNIISDYDLSMAENSLAQSQAQLAQAKAQLTTAQQNLSFTQVKSPSDGVINDIPYRLGALVSPSISTPMTTVSEIDEVYVYFSMTEKELLAMTKTGGTIKEEISKIPAIKLQLIDGTEYSIEGKVDAITGVIDQSTGSVSMRALFPNNEHILRSGGTANVLIPYTMENVISIPQSATVEIQDKKFVYVLQPDNTVKYTEIGIFNLDNGKEYLVTSGLNPGDKIVIEGVQSLKDGQHIQPITPAQKEANYQQHLKDQHDGNLATAFN; encoded by the coding sequence ATGAAAAGTAGAATTGTTTTATTTGCATTTTGCGTAGCCCTCTTGTCTAGTTGTGGCAATAAGGGTAATGACACAGGAAAGGTTCCTGAATATGCAGTACAAGAGTTACAAAAAACGACTGCTAATTTAACAACTGCCTATCCGGCTACAATTAGAGGTAAACAAGATGTAGAAATCCGCCCCCAAGTATCGGGTTTTATCACGAAACTATGTGTAGACGAAGGTGCAGCTGTCCGTAAAGGACAAGTGTTGTTCATTGTTGACCCTACACAATATGAAGCTTCAGTACGCACAGCAAAAGCTGCCGTTGCTACAGCAGAAGCTGCTGTCCGCACTCAACAAATGACAGTGGACAATAAGCGTGAGCTCAATAAGAAGAACATTATCAGTGACTATGATTTGTCAATGGCAGAAAACTCACTGGCACAGTCACAGGCACAACTGGCACAAGCGAAAGCACAGCTTACCACAGCTCAGCAGAATCTCTCTTTCACCCAAGTGAAGAGCCCTTCCGACGGGGTAATCAATGACATCCCCTATCGTCTGGGTGCACTGGTAAGCCCTTCCATCTCTACTCCAATGACTACTGTTTCTGAAATTGATGAAGTATATGTATATTTCTCCATGACAGAAAAAGAATTGTTGGCCATGACTAAGACCGGAGGTACTATCAAAGAAGAAATCAGCAAAATTCCAGCTATCAAATTACAATTGATAGACGGTACAGAGTACAGCATCGAAGGTAAAGTAGACGCAATTACAGGAGTGATCGACCAGTCAACCGGTTCGGTAAGCATGCGTGCACTTTTCCCGAACAATGAGCATATCTTGCGTAGCGGTGGAACAGCAAACGTGCTGATCCCTTATACCATGGAAAATGTAATCAGCATACCACAATCTGCAACAGTAGAAATCCAGGATAAGAAGTTCGTTTACGTGCTGCAACCGGATAACACCGTAAAATATACGGAAATCGGCATCTTTAACCTGGATAACGGAAAAGAATATCTCGTTACTTCCGGCCTGAATCCGGGAGATAAAATCGTAATTGAAGGAGTACAGAGTCTGAAAGACGGCCAGCACATACAGCCTATCACACCTGCTCAAAAAGAAGCGAACTATCAACAGCATTTGAAAGACCAGCACGATGGTAATTTAGCTACAGCTTTCAATTAA
- a CDS encoding glycoside hydrolase family 2 TIM barrel-domain containing protein, with product MKKQLLSCCLAALGLTAIQAQSFNEWKDPEVNSVNRSAMHTNYFAFASADEAKAGIKENSANFMTLNGPWKFNWVRHADARPTDFYQTNFNDKGWDDLQVPGVWELNGYGDPIYVNIGYAWRSQFKNNPPLVPTENNHVGSYRKEITLPADWKGKEIFAHFGSVTSNMYLWVNGRYVGYSEDSKLEAEFNLTNYLKPGKNVIAFQVFRWCDGSYLEDQDFFRYSGVGRDCYLYARDKKYLQDIRITPDLDSQYKDGTLNIAVDLKGSGTVALDLTDAQGNSIATADLKGSGKLNTTLSVSNPAKWTAETPNLYTLTATLKNGNNVVEVIPVKIGFRKIELKGGQILVNGQPVLFKGADRHEMDPDGGYVVSTERMLQDIKVMKELNINAVRTCHYPDDNRWYDLCDQYGLYVVAEANVESHGMGYGDQTLAKNPSYAKAHMERNQRNVQRGYNHPSIIFWSLGNEAGMGPNFEKCYTWIKNEDKTRAVQYEQAGTSEFTDIFCPMYYDYDACIKYSEGNIQKPLIQCEYAHAMGNSEGGFKEYWDIIRKYPKYQGGFIWDFVDQSCHWKNKDGVSIYGYGGDFNKYDASDNNFNDNGLISPDRVPNPHAYEVAYFYQNIWTTPADLAKGEINIFNEYFFRDLSAYYMEWQLLANGEVVQTGIVSDLKVAPQQTAKVQIPFDTKNICPCKELLLNVSYKLKAAETLLPAGTTIAYNQLSIRDYKAPELKLENQQASNLPVIVPTILDNDHNYLIVKGENFSMDFNKQNGYLCRYDVNGMQLMEDGSALTPNFWRAPTDNDFGAGLQRKYAVWKNPELKLTSLKHAIENDQAVVRAEYDMKSIGGTLSLTYTINNKGAVKVTQKMAADKSKKVSDMFRFGMQMRMPVNFNEIEYYGRGPGENYADRNHAAMLGKYRQTVEEQFYPYIRPQETGTKTDIRWWRLLNISGNGLQFVSSAPFSASALNYTIESLDDGDGKDQRHSPEVEKADFTNFCIDKAQTGLACVNSWGAIPLEKYRLPYQDYELSFIMTPVYHKIK from the coding sequence ATGAAGAAACAACTACTCTCTTGCTGCTTGGCTGCATTGGGACTGACAGCAATTCAAGCGCAAAGCTTCAACGAGTGGAAAGATCCGGAAGTGAATTCCGTAAACCGTTCCGCTATGCATACTAACTACTTTGCTTTCGCATCGGCTGATGAAGCTAAAGCCGGTATTAAAGAAAATTCCGCGAATTTCATGACCCTGAACGGTCCTTGGAAATTCAACTGGGTGAGACACGCAGACGCGCGCCCGACTGACTTTTATCAGACTAATTTCAACGACAAAGGTTGGGACGATCTTCAGGTTCCCGGTGTTTGGGAGTTGAACGGCTACGGTGACCCTATCTATGTCAACATAGGATATGCCTGGAGAAGTCAATTCAAAAACAATCCTCCGCTAGTGCCGACAGAAAACAATCATGTAGGCTCTTACCGCAAAGAGATCACCCTTCCTGCCGACTGGAAAGGCAAAGAAATCTTCGCACATTTCGGATCGGTAACGTCCAATATGTACCTTTGGGTGAACGGACGCTACGTAGGATATAGCGAGGACAGCAAACTGGAAGCTGAATTCAACCTGACTAACTACCTGAAACCGGGTAAAAACGTCATCGCCTTTCAAGTTTTCCGCTGGTGCGACGGCAGCTACCTGGAAGATCAGGACTTCTTCCGCTACTCCGGTGTAGGACGTGACTGTTATCTTTACGCACGCGACAAGAAATACCTCCAGGATATTCGCATCACTCCCGATTTGGACAGCCAATATAAAGACGGTACATTAAATATAGCCGTTGACCTGAAAGGAAGCGGCACAGTAGCTTTGGACTTGACAGATGCTCAAGGCAACAGCATAGCAACTGCCGACCTGAAAGGTTCGGGCAAATTAAACACGACCCTATCCGTCTCCAATCCGGCAAAATGGACTGCTGAAACGCCTAATCTCTACACACTGACCGCTACACTGAAAAACGGCAACAACGTAGTAGAAGTAATCCCTGTTAAAATAGGTTTCCGCAAAATTGAGCTGAAAGGCGGACAGATACTCGTAAACGGTCAACCGGTACTCTTCAAAGGAGCCGACCGTCACGAAATGGATCCGGACGGCGGTTATGTGGTTTCTACCGAACGTATGTTGCAGGATATCAAAGTGATGAAAGAGCTCAACATCAACGCCGTGCGTACCTGCCATTACCCGGACGACAACCGTTGGTATGACCTTTGCGATCAATACGGCCTATATGTAGTAGCCGAGGCTAACGTAGAATCTCACGGAATGGGTTACGGCGACCAGACACTGGCAAAGAACCCTAGTTACGCCAAAGCTCACATGGAACGTAACCAACGCAACGTACAACGCGGATACAACCATCCGTCCATCATCTTCTGGTCACTGGGTAACGAAGCCGGCATGGGACCGAACTTTGAAAAATGCTACACTTGGATCAAGAATGAAGACAAGACACGTGCCGTACAGTACGAACAAGCAGGAACCAGCGAATTCACCGATATTTTCTGCCCGATGTACTATGACTACGACGCTTGTATCAAATATAGCGAAGGCAATATCCAAAAGCCGTTAATCCAATGTGAATACGCGCACGCTATGGGTAACTCCGAAGGCGGATTCAAAGAATACTGGGACATCATCCGCAAATATCCGAAATATCAGGGCGGATTTATCTGGGACTTCGTAGACCAGTCCTGCCACTGGAAAAACAAAGACGGAGTGAGCATCTACGGCTATGGCGGCGACTTCAACAAATACGACGCTTCGGATAATAACTTCAACGACAACGGTTTGATTAGTCCCGACCGCGTACCCAATCCGCATGCATACGAAGTAGCTTATTTCTATCAGAATATATGGACAACTCCCGCTGATCTTGCCAAAGGCGAAATCAACATCTTCAACGAGTATTTCTTCCGCGACTTATCTGCTTATTATATGGAATGGCAATTACTGGCAAACGGAGAAGTAGTGCAAACAGGCATCGTATCCGACCTGAAAGTAGCACCCCAGCAAACTGCAAAAGTGCAAATCCCGTTTGACACAAAGAACATCTGCCCTTGCAAAGAACTGCTGCTCAACGTGAGCTATAAACTGAAAGCTGCCGAAACACTGCTACCGGCAGGAACTACCATCGCTTACAACCAACTAAGCATCCGTGACTACAAAGCACCGGAACTGAAACTGGAAAACCAACAGGCTTCTAACCTTCCGGTCATCGTGCCCACCATTTTGGACAACGACCACAACTACCTGATTGTGAAAGGTGAAAACTTCTCCATGGATTTTAACAAACAAAACGGTTACCTCTGCCGTTACGATGTCAACGGTATGCAACTGATGGAAGATGGCAGCGCACTGACTCCTAACTTCTGGCGTGCACCAACCGATAACGACTTTGGAGCCGGACTGCAACGTAAATATGCTGTCTGGAAGAATCCGGAACTGAAACTGACTTCTTTGAAACATGCTATTGAAAACGATCAGGCAGTGGTTCGTGCCGAATATGACATGAAGTCGATTGGTGGAACGTTATCGCTGACTTATACCATCAATAATAAGGGCGCGGTGAAAGTTACCCAAAAAATGGCGGCAGACAAGAGCAAGAAAGTTTCTGACATGTTCCGCTTCGGTATGCAAATGCGCATGCCGGTCAACTTCAACGAGATAGAATATTACGGCCGTGGCCCAGGAGAAAACTACGCCGACCGCAACCACGCGGCAATGTTAGGTAAATATCGCCAGACAGTGGAGGAACAATTCTATCCTTACATCCGCCCGCAGGAAACCGGAACAAAAACGGATATCCGCTGGTGGAGACTTCTGAACATCAGTGGCAACGGACTACAATTCGTATCGAGTGCTCCTTTCTCCGCTTCTGCCCTGAATTACACCATCGAATCATTGGATGACGGCGACGGCAAAGACCAGCGCCACTCGCCGGAAGTAGAAAAGGCAGACTTCACCAACTTCTGCATCGATAAGGCACAAACCGGACTTGCCTGTGTCAACAGTTGGGGAGCTATCCCACTGGAAAAATATCGTCTTCCTTACCAGGATTATGAGTTAAGTTTTATTATGACTCCTGTATATCATAAAATAAAGTAA
- a CDS encoding TonB-dependent receptor translates to MNIRIITLAIVTLLAQNAWAQNTFKAIVKDEKNKEILIGVNAVLNKTTNGASSDENGIITISNIPNGVQHITFSYLGYESETKSFSFPLSSTAPVEIFLEQDEEMLEEVIISSTRGTRSIQNIPTRVEFISSEELGEKGSMKPGDIRMLLNESTGIITQQTSATSGNAAIRIQGLDGRYTQILKDGFPVFAGAASGLGLLQTPPLDLKQVEIIKGSTSTLYGGGAIAGLINLISKTPEEKRDLSLHLNGTSGKGLDVSGFYGQRFNKVGTTIFASYNRNWAYDPSDTGFTAIPQFDRYVFNPKLFLYLTENTQISIGLNAMFEDRLGGDIEYIKGKGDDTHSYFEKNKTQRHSTQLTFGHRFNEKDRLDFKNSVTYFKRNIGVPSYSFEGVQVSTFSELSYTHTNQKTEWVAGLNLWTDKFDEKKLTDFQPRDYNQTILGAFVQNNWEATEWLNLETGLRTDYVPDYGTAILPRVSAHFKITDKFSSRLGGGFGYKAPTIFTEDSERLQYQHVLPIDKDKNKLERSYGLNIDFNYVTSFCDGNITFSINQLFFYTYLDNPLLLQSTTDGLYRLNNITGHTDSKGGETNVKIGYKDFHLYLGYTFTDTDTKENGIRQENILTPKHRLNSILMYEVEDKWKIGLEAYYFSPQKLGDGLKGKQYVVCGFMIEKIWEMFSLYANFENFTDRRQTRFDTIYTGSISNPIFRDIYAPLDGFVMNAGVKLRF, encoded by the coding sequence ATGAACATAAGAATTATAACACTAGCAATAGTTACATTGCTGGCGCAAAACGCATGGGCGCAAAACACATTTAAAGCAATCGTTAAAGACGAAAAAAACAAAGAGATATTGATTGGCGTGAACGCTGTTCTTAACAAAACAACCAATGGAGCCAGCTCGGATGAGAACGGAATAATCACAATATCAAACATACCAAACGGAGTGCAACATATTACATTCAGTTATCTAGGGTATGAGTCTGAAACAAAATCATTTTCGTTCCCCCTCTCCTCAACAGCTCCGGTGGAGATTTTCTTAGAGCAAGATGAAGAAATGCTGGAAGAAGTAATTATTTCATCGACCAGAGGAACACGAAGTATCCAAAATATACCTACCAGGGTTGAATTCATCTCCAGTGAAGAGCTTGGAGAAAAAGGAAGTATGAAGCCGGGAGATATCCGTATGTTGCTGAACGAAAGTACAGGTATCATTACACAACAAACCTCTGCGACATCAGGAAACGCAGCTATACGCATACAGGGTTTAGACGGCAGATATACGCAGATATTGAAAGACGGATTCCCCGTTTTTGCAGGTGCGGCAAGCGGACTGGGACTATTACAGACTCCTCCCCTCGACTTGAAGCAGGTTGAAATTATCAAAGGCTCTACATCTACCCTATACGGCGGCGGAGCAATAGCCGGATTAATCAACCTCATCTCAAAAACTCCCGAAGAGAAGAGAGACTTAAGCCTGCATCTCAACGGGACATCAGGCAAAGGCTTGGACGTGAGCGGATTTTATGGGCAACGATTCAATAAGGTCGGTACAACAATCTTTGCTTCTTATAATAGAAATTGGGCTTATGACCCTTCGGATACCGGTTTCACGGCAATACCCCAGTTCGACAGATATGTCTTTAATCCTAAATTATTCCTCTATTTAACTGAAAACACACAGATAAGCATAGGGCTTAATGCCATGTTCGAGGACCGCTTGGGAGGAGATATTGAATATATAAAAGGAAAAGGAGACGACACCCACTCTTATTTCGAGAAGAATAAGACACAAAGACATTCTACCCAATTAACCTTCGGGCACAGATTTAATGAAAAAGACAGATTGGACTTTAAGAATAGTGTCACTTATTTCAAAAGAAACATAGGAGTACCAAGCTATTCTTTCGAAGGTGTTCAAGTATCTACATTCAGCGAACTATCATACACACATACGAATCAAAAAACAGAATGGGTAGCCGGACTGAATTTGTGGACGGATAAGTTTGATGAAAAGAAACTGACCGATTTTCAACCAAGAGACTATAACCAAACAATACTGGGAGCTTTCGTACAGAACAACTGGGAAGCGACAGAGTGGCTTAACCTGGAAACAGGATTACGAACGGATTATGTCCCTGATTATGGAACTGCCATACTTCCACGCGTCTCCGCCCACTTCAAGATAACTGACAAATTTTCCTCCCGGCTCGGAGGAGGGTTTGGCTATAAAGCACCTACTATCTTTACAGAAGATAGCGAAAGGCTTCAATACCAGCATGTATTACCAATCGACAAGGATAAGAATAAACTGGAAAGAAGTTACGGGTTAAATATAGACTTTAATTATGTGACTTCCTTCTGTGACGGCAACATTACATTCAGCATCAACCAACTATTCTTTTATACCTATCTCGACAATCCCCTCCTGCTACAATCAACAACAGACGGTCTGTACAGACTCAACAACATAACCGGCCATACAGATAGCAAAGGCGGAGAAACGAATGTAAAAATCGGATATAAAGATTTCCATCTATATTTAGGATATACATTTACCGATACCGACACGAAAGAAAACGGTATAAGACAAGAGAATATATTAACTCCCAAACACCGGTTGAACAGCATTTTGATGTATGAGGTAGAGGACAAATGGAAAATTGGTTTAGAGGCATATTACTTTAGTCCGCAGAAATTAGGAGACGGACTGAAAGGGAAACAGTATGTGGTATGCGGCTTTATGATTGAGAAAATATGGGAAATGTTTTCTTTATATGCCAACTTTGAAAACTTCACGGATAGACGCCAAACCCGTTTTGACACGATATACACAGGCAGTATATCCAATCCTATATTCAGGGATATTTATGCACCGCTTGACGGTTTCGTCATGAATGCCGGAGTTAAATTAAGATTTTAG